In one Nocardia tengchongensis genomic region, the following are encoded:
- a CDS encoding non-ribosomal peptide synthetase — translation MLVLDRQLRPVPFGAAGELYVAGVQLARGYLGAPALTAERFVAHQDGQRLYRTGDVVRWVSSGAGHALEYLGRSDFQIKLRGQRIELGEIETVLLGHPAVHRAAVSLVRAETGDRLVAYIVPEGDAQVTDAELLAHTRESVPSYMVPSAVVRLEAMPLNASGKLDRKALPAPEFQAREYREPATDAERTVAEIFATVLRAERVGADDDFFELGGNSLNATQVVARLGAAIGARVPVRALFEHPTVAELANSLAALADSAIEVAPLRPMPRPELIPLSYAQQRMWFLNRFDTAAATYNLPAALRVTGPLDVFALRAAVRDLVERHEVLRTVYPEHVGVGYQRVLDADAVDAVPALPVQAVAEADLPAAVAEAALAPFDVTAEPPLRIRLLRLAEDDHVLVCVVHHIAGDGFSMGPLTRDLMTAYFHRLRGDAPGWAPLAVQYADYTLWQREALGEESDPASPLARQIAYWRSELAGLADQLDLPADRPRPAVASGRGSDVAFEIDQHVHAALNRVAQANNATLFMVVHAAYAALLARLSGTRDIAVGTAVAGRGEAELDDLIGMFVNTLVLRTDVDPAGSFTELLARTRATDLAAFEHADAPFERLVEVLEPSRSQARHPLFQAMLTFQNTGPAALELPGLAVSAVDLEVPIAKFDLQLTLSEKTGAAGGLTALFTYATDLFDVATVRSFADRFRRLLVAIASHPDVVVGDIDLLAVGERELLLESLQLRGGPVPAATLAQLVAEQARRSPDAIAVRAGESELTYGELQRRANRLARALIARGAGPESLVAVAIPRTEELPVALLAVLTAGAAYLPIDTTYPRQRLEFVLSDGAPVCVLTTAAEQDLLPGTDLPIVLLDEAVGYADTMVADVERVAPLSPDQLAYVIYTSGSTGVPKGVGVTHRNVVQLFANAEPLFGFDHTDVWTLFHSFAFDFSVWELWCALATGGRVVVVDYLTSRSPEQFRELLIREDVTVLNQTPSAFYQLIEADRAASDDREFALRQVIFGGEALDLRRLRRWYDRHPDNAPRLVNMYGITETTVHVSFLALDDSVTGNSASVIGRALPGLRTYVLDGRLHPAAFGVSGELYIAGDQVTRGYLGRPGLTAARFVANPFGPPGSRMYRSGDVGRWAGADPVLEYAGRSDQQVQLRGFRIELGEIEAALLRCPGVSQAAVTVHRDEHVGDRLIGYVVAERDAVLDPDTVRNAVSEFLTSYMVPDAIGVLDALPLTGNGKLDRRALPAPRPRASAEFRAPATGEEEAVAQVFAEVLGVDSVGADDDFFRLGGNSLVATQVVARINTALESGLGVRDLFEATTVAELARRVSTSGGRRRPPLVAGPRPELVPLSLAQQRMWFLNQFDTAATAYNIPMALRLDGELNVQALRQAVADLVARHETLRTVYPQTGGAAHQVVLPAGQAVPELHAELAAVADLPELIGALLTTGFDVTREIPLRVRLFELEPEVHVIVLVAHHISADGWSMGPLARDLMTAYIARSAGSAPAWSPLPIQYADYSLWQRTVLGSETDEQSLISEQAAYWRTALAGLPDELNLPADHPRPPVPSFRGGLVPFHIDAVLQQGLQRIAREQNATLFMVVHSALALFLARLSGADDIAIGTPVAGRGEAALDDVIGMFVNTLVLRSHVDGGHRFHELLAATKEADLQAFAHADLPFERLVEVINPERSTARNPLFQVMLAFQNTPDSNFELPGLRISALDSGIQTSQFDLSLTVRESTDESGLHAVFTYARDLFDERTVEVFAQRFVRLLEAIVDRPVAAIGDLPLLDADEYNRLTHVHGDEVMATALLPDLLTRGVAQGRDRIAIRYRGHSITYGELDDYSSQLARVLIQHGVGPEKLVAVAFPRSFEMVAAVLAVAKAGGAHVPVDPAYPPDRVRHMVSDSGAVIGITSKAFQPALPGDVEWLCLDDAATDRRCAAESPDPLTDADRIDSIRMANPAYVIYTSGSTGMPRASP, via the coding sequence GTGCTGGTGCTGGACCGGCAGCTGCGGCCGGTGCCGTTCGGCGCGGCCGGTGAACTCTATGTGGCCGGTGTGCAATTGGCGCGCGGCTACCTCGGCGCGCCCGCGCTGACCGCCGAGCGTTTCGTCGCGCACCAGGACGGGCAGCGGCTCTACCGCACCGGCGACGTGGTCCGCTGGGTCTCCTCCGGCGCCGGTCACGCTCTGGAATACCTGGGCCGCAGCGACTTCCAGATCAAGCTGCGCGGCCAGCGCATCGAACTCGGCGAGATCGAGACCGTGCTGCTCGGCCATCCGGCCGTGCACCGCGCCGCCGTCTCGCTGGTCCGCGCCGAGACCGGCGACCGGCTGGTCGCCTACATCGTCCCCGAGGGCGACGCCCAGGTCACCGATGCCGAACTGCTCGCGCATACCCGCGAATCCGTGCCGTCCTACATGGTGCCCTCCGCCGTGGTGCGGCTCGAGGCCATGCCGCTCAACGCCTCCGGGAAGCTGGACCGCAAGGCGCTGCCCGCGCCGGAGTTCCAGGCCCGCGAGTACCGCGAGCCCGCCACCGACGCGGAGCGCACCGTGGCCGAGATCTTCGCGACCGTGCTGCGCGCCGAGCGCGTCGGCGCCGACGACGACTTCTTCGAACTGGGCGGCAACTCGCTCAACGCCACCCAGGTGGTGGCCCGCCTGGGCGCCGCCATCGGCGCCCGGGTGCCGGTGCGCGCCCTGTTCGAGCACCCCACCGTCGCCGAGCTCGCGAATTCGCTGGCCGCCCTGGCCGATTCGGCCATCGAGGTGGCGCCGCTGCGCCCGATGCCGCGGCCCGAGCTGATCCCGCTGTCCTACGCGCAGCAGCGCATGTGGTTCCTGAACCGCTTCGATACCGCCGCGGCAACCTACAACCTGCCCGCGGCCCTGCGCGTCACCGGCCCGCTGGACGTGTTCGCGCTACGTGCCGCGGTCCGGGACCTGGTCGAGCGGCACGAGGTGCTGCGGACGGTGTACCCAGAGCACGTGGGCGTTGGCTACCAACGTGTGCTGGACGCCGACGCGGTCGACGCGGTACCGGCGTTGCCGGTGCAGGCCGTCGCCGAGGCGGATCTCCCGGCGGCCGTCGCTGAAGCCGCTCTGGCCCCGTTCGACGTGACTGCCGAACCCCCGCTGCGTATACGGCTGTTGCGCCTTGCCGAGGATGATCACGTACTGGTCTGCGTGGTCCACCACATCGCCGGTGACGGCTTCTCGATGGGCCCGCTGACCCGCGACCTGATGACCGCGTACTTCCATCGCTTGCGCGGCGATGCGCCCGGGTGGGCGCCGTTGGCCGTGCAGTACGCGGACTACACGCTGTGGCAGCGTGAAGCGCTCGGCGAGGAGTCCGATCCGGCATCGCCGCTGGCCCGGCAGATCGCCTACTGGCGTAGCGAATTGGCCGGGCTGGCAGACCAGTTGGATCTGCCCGCCGACCGGCCGCGGCCCGCCGTCGCCTCCGGTCGCGGCTCGGACGTCGCCTTCGAGATCGACCAGCATGTGCACGCGGCGCTGAACCGCGTCGCGCAGGCGAACAATGCGACCCTGTTCATGGTCGTGCACGCTGCCTACGCGGCCCTGCTGGCCCGGTTGTCGGGCACCCGCGACATTGCCGTCGGCACGGCGGTGGCCGGTCGCGGCGAGGCCGAACTCGACGATCTCATCGGCATGTTCGTCAACACCCTGGTGCTGCGCACCGACGTGGATCCGGCGGGTTCCTTCACCGAGCTGCTGGCGCGAACCCGCGCCACCGACCTCGCCGCCTTCGAGCACGCCGACGCGCCGTTCGAGCGCCTGGTCGAGGTGCTCGAACCGTCCCGCTCGCAGGCCCGCCACCCGCTGTTCCAGGCCATGCTGACCTTCCAGAACACCGGCCCTGCCGCACTGGAACTGCCCGGCCTCGCGGTCTCCGCCGTGGACCTCGAGGTCCCGATCGCCAAGTTCGACCTCCAGCTCACGTTGTCCGAGAAGACCGGTGCGGCGGGTGGCCTGACGGCCCTGTTCACGTACGCCACCGACCTCTTCGATGTGGCGACGGTGCGCAGTTTCGCGGACCGCTTCCGGCGACTGCTGGTCGCGATCGCCTCCCACCCGGATGTCGTGGTCGGCGATATCGACCTGCTCGCGGTCGGTGAACGGGAGCTGCTGCTGGAGTCTTTGCAGCTCCGGGGAGGCCCGGTTCCGGCGGCAACACTGGCTCAGCTCGTCGCCGAGCAGGCCCGGCGCTCGCCGGATGCCATCGCCGTCCGCGCGGGTGAGTCCGAACTGACCTACGGTGAGCTGCAGCGTCGGGCGAACCGGCTGGCGCGGGCGCTCATCGCGCGTGGAGCCGGGCCGGAAAGCCTGGTGGCGGTGGCGATTCCGCGGACCGAGGAACTGCCGGTCGCTCTGCTCGCGGTGCTCACCGCCGGCGCCGCCTATCTGCCGATCGACACCACTTACCCTCGGCAGCGGCTCGAATTCGTGCTCTCCGACGGCGCCCCGGTCTGTGTGCTGACCACTGCGGCCGAACAGGATCTACTGCCCGGCACCGACCTTCCGATCGTCTTGCTGGACGAGGCCGTCGGCTACGCAGACACCATGGTGGCGGACGTCGAGCGCGTCGCTCCGCTGTCGCCCGACCAGCTGGCCTATGTCATCTACACCTCGGGCTCCACCGGCGTCCCGAAGGGCGTCGGCGTTACACACCGGAATGTGGTGCAGCTGTTCGCGAACGCCGAACCGCTGTTCGGGTTCGATCACACCGACGTCTGGACCTTGTTCCATTCCTTCGCCTTCGACTTCTCGGTCTGGGAGCTGTGGTGCGCGCTGGCGACCGGCGGGCGCGTGGTCGTGGTCGACTACCTCACCTCGCGGTCGCCCGAACAGTTCCGGGAGCTGTTGATCCGGGAGGACGTCACGGTCCTCAACCAGACGCCGTCGGCCTTCTACCAGCTCATCGAGGCGGACCGCGCCGCGTCCGACGACCGCGAATTCGCGTTGCGTCAGGTCATTTTCGGCGGCGAGGCCCTCGACCTGCGCCGACTGCGGCGCTGGTACGACCGGCACCCGGACAACGCTCCACGCCTGGTCAACATGTACGGAATCACCGAGACCACGGTGCACGTCTCGTTCCTTGCTCTCGATGATTCCGTGACCGGCAATTCGGCCAGCGTGATCGGCCGCGCGCTGCCCGGCCTGCGGACCTACGTGCTCGATGGCCGTCTGCATCCGGCGGCGTTCGGGGTGAGCGGCGAGCTCTACATCGCGGGCGACCAGGTCACCCGCGGCTACCTGGGGCGCCCGGGCCTCACCGCGGCCCGATTCGTGGCGAACCCGTTCGGCCCGCCCGGTTCTCGCATGTACCGCTCCGGCGACGTCGGCCGCTGGGCCGGCGCCGATCCGGTGCTCGAGTACGCGGGCCGCAGTGACCAGCAGGTCCAGCTGCGCGGCTTCCGCATCGAACTCGGCGAGATCGAGGCCGCGTTGCTCCGATGCCCGGGCGTCAGCCAGGCCGCCGTGACCGTCCATCGTGACGAGCATGTCGGCGATCGGCTGATCGGCTATGTGGTCGCCGAGCGGGACGCTGTTCTCGATCCCGACACCGTGCGAAACGCCGTCTCGGAATTTCTCACCAGCTACATGGTTCCCGACGCGATCGGTGTGCTGGACGCACTGCCGCTCACCGGCAACGGCAAGCTCGACCGCCGCGCACTGCCCGCGCCGCGGCCGCGCGCGTCGGCCGAATTCCGCGCACCCGCAACCGGCGAGGAGGAGGCGGTGGCGCAGGTCTTCGCCGAGGTCCTCGGAGTCGACAGCGTCGGCGCCGATGACGACTTCTTCCGTCTGGGTGGCAACTCCCTGGTCGCGACCCAGGTCGTGGCACGCATCAACACCGCGCTCGAGTCGGGCCTGGGGGTGCGTGACCTTTTCGAGGCGACCACCGTCGCCGAACTGGCGCGCCGCGTCTCGACCTCGGGTGGCCGCCGCCGCCCACCGCTGGTCGCGGGGCCGCGTCCCGAGCTCGTGCCTCTGTCATTGGCCCAGCAGCGGATGTGGTTCCTCAACCAGTTCGACACCGCCGCAACGGCATACAACATCCCGATGGCCCTGCGACTGGACGGCGAACTGAACGTCCAGGCCCTCCGGCAAGCCGTCGCGGACCTGGTGGCCCGCCACGAGACGCTGCGGACGGTCTACCCGCAGACCGGCGGTGCGGCTCACCAGGTGGTACTGCCCGCCGGACAGGCCGTGCCGGAACTGCACGCTGAGCTCGCCGCGGTCGCCGATCTGCCGGAACTGATCGGCGCGCTGCTGACCACCGGCTTCGATGTGACCCGCGAGATCCCGCTGCGCGTACGGCTTTTCGAGCTGGAACCGGAAGTGCACGTGATCGTGCTGGTCGCCCATCACATCAGCGCCGACGGCTGGTCCATGGGCCCGCTCGCCCGCGACCTGATGACCGCCTACATCGCCCGTTCGGCAGGGTCCGCGCCGGCCTGGTCGCCGCTGCCCATCCAGTACGCCGACTACAGCCTGTGGCAGCGCACCGTACTCGGGTCGGAAACCGATGAGCAGAGCCTGATCTCGGAACAGGCCGCCTACTGGCGCACCGCTCTGGCCGGACTGCCGGACGAGCTCAACCTGCCCGCCGATCATCCGCGCCCCCCGGTGCCGAGCTTCCGCGGCGGACTCGTGCCTTTCCACATCGACGCTGTGCTGCAGCAGGGCCTGCAGCGCATCGCCCGGGAGCAGAACGCCACGCTGTTCATGGTCGTGCACTCCGCCCTCGCCCTCTTCCTGGCGAGGCTGTCGGGCGCCGACGACATCGCCATCGGCACGCCGGTGGCGGGCCGCGGCGAGGCCGCCCTGGACGACGTCATCGGCATGTTCGTCAACACGCTGGTGCTGCGCTCACACGTCGATGGCGGACACCGCTTCCATGAATTGCTCGCGGCCACCAAGGAAGCCGATCTGCAGGCCTTCGCTCACGCCGACCTGCCGTTCGAGCGGCTGGTCGAGGTCATCAACCCGGAGCGGTCGACCGCCCGCAACCCGCTGTTCCAGGTCATGCTGGCCTTCCAGAACACCCCCGACAGTAATTTCGAGCTGCCCGGATTGCGGATCTCCGCCCTCGATTCCGGCATTCAGACCTCACAGTTCGACCTCTCGCTGACGGTGCGGGAGAGCACCGACGAGAGCGGTTTGCACGCGGTATTCACCTACGCGCGTGACCTTTTCGACGAGCGCACGGTGGAGGTCTTCGCGCAGCGGTTCGTCCGGTTGCTCGAAGCGATCGTGGATCGGCCGGTCGCCGCCATCGGCGATCTGCCGCTGCTCGACGCCGACGAGTACAACCGGCTCACCCATGTGCACGGCGACGAGGTGATGGCCACCGCGCTGCTGCCCGACCTGCTCACCCGCGGCGTCGCCCAGGGCCGCGACCGCATCGCCATCCGCTACCGCGGGCACTCGATCACTTACGGCGAGCTCGACGATTACTCCTCGCAGCTGGCGCGGGTGCTCATCCAGCACGGTGTCGGCCCCGAGAAGCTGGTCGCGGTGGCGTTCCCGCGCTCTTTCGAGATGGTTGCCGCGGTGCTCGCGGTGGCCAAGGCCGGCGGCGCCCACGTACCCGTCGATCCGGCGTACCCACCGGATCGAGTGCGGCACATGGTGTCCGACTCCGGCGCGGTCATCGGCATCACCAGCAAGGCCTTCCAGCCCGCACTGCCCGGTGACGTCGAATGGCTGTGTCTCGACGACGCCGCCACCGACCGCCGGTGCGCGGCCGAATCACCCGATCCGCTGACCGACGCCGATCGCATCGACTCGATCCGCATGGCCAACCCGGCCTACGTCATCTACACCTCGGGCTCCACCGGAATGCCAAGGGCGTCACCGTGA